From a single Raphanus sativus cultivar WK10039 chromosome 3, ASM80110v3, whole genome shotgun sequence genomic region:
- the LOC108846701 gene encoding uncharacterized protein LOC108846701 → MKPPHEEWVDGSWTVDCVCGVRFDDGKEMVNCDECGVWVHTWCSRYVKGDDDLFACHKCKIKTNKLSLLNHQGCTFPMSQSFRACTEIPIEERVHVHGVPGGDSALLEGFSSVFSRQLWKCTGYVPKKFRLQWREFPCWDDHMGGQEDSSDGVLFEENDADVVGTNDEKLLGGEERGMEMKRYQSDDVTKEKSLLCSLSTDNRRRED, encoded by the coding sequence ATGAAACCACCGCACGAGGAATGGGTCGATGGGTCTTGGACCGTGGACTGCGTTTGCGGTGTGAGATTCGACGATGGTAAAGAGATGGTGAACTGCGATGAATGTGGTGTTTGGGTTCACACGTGGTGCTCACGTTACGTTAAAGGAGATGATGATCTCTTTGCTTGTCACAAGTGCAAGATCAAAACCAATAAGTTGAGTTTATTGAATCATCAAGGCTGTACCTTTCCGATGAGTCAGAGTTTCAGGGCGTGTACAGAGATCCCGATTGAAGAAAGGGTTCATGTTCATGGAGTACCAGGTGGGGATTCGGCTCTGTTGGAAGGTTTCTCCTCGGTTTTCTCTCGTCAGCTGTGGAAATGTACTGGTTACGTGCCTAAGAAGTTTAGGTTGCAGTGGAGAGAGTTTCCTTGTTGGGATGATCACATGGGGGGTCAAGAAGATAGTTCTGATGGAGTTTtgtttgaagaaaatgatgcAGACGTGGTTGGTACCAACGACGAGAAGCTGCTTGGTGGAGAAGAAAGAGGAATGGAGATGAAGCGTTATCAGAGTGATGATGTTACTAAAGAGAAGAGCTTGCTGTGTTCTTTGAGTACAGATAATAGGAGAAGAGAAGATTGA